One window of Catonella massiliensis genomic DNA carries:
- a CDS encoding energy-coupling factor transporter transmembrane component T: protein MFYNQNNRLNPTPITKFIAVILLGMGVAHSMNHYLEWAAVLTISTMYFINGLIKDGIRNIIVFGVLFFAPSFSVLATFPLVLKMLLSLVFVCRMFYLPYSAGKYMIKTSDVGSIISSMDALKIPSAVSIPIAVMFRFFPSFAEERNNIKMAMKIRGIDTKNPVKYLEYVLVPLLIISSNIADDIAKAAETKCIANPIKKTRYITVGVHLIDFIYISLIAAIAVGGFVC, encoded by the coding sequence ATGTTTTACAATCAGAATAACAGGCTCAATCCAACCCCCATAACCAAATTTATAGCGGTAATTCTACTTGGTATGGGAGTGGCTCATTCTATGAATCACTACTTGGAATGGGCGGCAGTACTCACCATTTCTACAATGTACTTTATAAATGGACTTATAAAGGACGGGATAAGGAACATCATTGTATTTGGAGTTTTGTTTTTTGCGCCAAGCTTCAGTGTGCTTGCTACATTTCCACTTGTTTTGAAGATGCTTCTTTCCCTAGTTTTTGTATGCAGGATGTTTTATCTTCCGTATTCCGCAGGGAAATATATGATAAAAACCTCAGATGTGGGAAGTATCATTTCGTCCATGGATGCTCTTAAAATACCGAGTGCAGTATCCATACCAATAGCAGTTATGTTTCGCTTCTTTCCGTCATTTGCAGAGGAGAGAAATAATATCAAGATGGCGATGAAGATAAGGGGAATAGATACCAAGAATCCTGTTAAATACCTGGAATACGTACTTGTTCCCCTCCTCATCATATCATCAAACATAGCTGATGATATAGCAAAGGCAGCAGAGACCAAATGTATAGCTAATCCTATTAAGAAAACAAGATATATAACTGTGGGAGTGCATTTGATTGATTTTATTTATATATCTTTGATAGCTGCAATTGCAGTCGGAGGTTTTGTATGCTGA
- a CDS encoding MptD family putative ECF transporter S component, translated as MKDNKLKIKDLVTIGVFTVIYFVFMFGVGMMGVIPILFLIYPTVLGIVTGTIIMLFMAKVQKPWALFILGMISPIIMLLGGHTYVIVLHSLVVMFIAEMIRRAGGYKSLKFNMLAFMVFNTWICGSLMQMLLAREKYIELSMMMGKEYVDALIELITYPHMALVYAGALIGGLIGAYIGKILLKKHFTKAGIA; from the coding sequence ATGAAAGATAATAAGTTAAAAATAAAGGATTTGGTGACAATAGGAGTATTCACAGTAATATATTTTGTGTTTATGTTTGGTGTTGGGATGATGGGAGTGATACCGATTCTCTTCCTGATATATCCTACTGTACTGGGGATTGTAACCGGAACAATTATTATGCTTTTTATGGCAAAGGTACAAAAGCCTTGGGCACTGTTTATACTTGGGATGATTTCGCCTATTATAATGCTTTTAGGCGGACACACTTATGTGATTGTACTTCACTCACTGGTGGTGATGTTTATAGCTGAGATGATTAGAAGAGCTGGTGGATATAAGTCTCTTAAGTTCAATATGCTTGCATTTATGGTATTTAATACCTGGATTTGCGGCTCTCTTATGCAGATGCTTTTGGCAAGAGAAAAGTATATTGAATTATCTATGATGATGGGCAAGGAATATGTGGATGCTCTGATAGAACTTATCACCTATCCGCATATGGCGCTTGTTTATGCAGGCGCTCTCATTGGAGGCCTTATAGGAGCGTACATTGGTAAAATCCTACTTAAAAAACATTTTACGAAAGCAGGTATTGCCTGA